The sequence below is a genomic window from Polaribacter vadi.
TACAAAGAGGAATATCCAGAATCAAAATTTAATGAAAGCTTTGAATCTGATTATTTAATAGATATCAATAAAAATTACTCTTCAAAAAATGTAACATTATTAAATGTAAATTCTGAAGAATCTACTTTGCAAGATTTTATAAATAAATATAAAGGACGTGTAATTTATATTGATTTCTGGGCTAGTTGGTGTGCTCCATGTATAAAAGAATTTCCAGCATCAAAATTATTAAGTGAATATTTTAAAGATGAAGATATTATATTCGTTTATATATCTATTGATAAAAAAAAGCAAGTCTGGTTCAATTCTCTTAAAAATTTAGATTTAAATAATAAATTTAGTTTTTTAGCTACTAATTATCCTTCAGCAGATTTTTATAAAGATTTAGAAATCAATACAATTCCTAGATATTTATTGTATAATAAAAAAGGAGATTTAATCTATGAAAATGCATCTAGACCTAGCTCTGAAAATTTAAAAAAAGATATAGAAAAACTTTTAAATTAACTTTTTTTAAAACTGTTAACAAATATCAAATAAATTGCTATTTTATCTATTATCAATACAATCACTTTTGTATTTTTGTCGATATAAATTAAAAAGTATACAATGCCAACAACTAAAGAATTACAAGATTTTACACAACAAGTTCGTAGAGATATTTTAAGAATGGTTCATAAAGTAAATTCTGGTCATCCAGGAGGTTCTTTAGGCTGTGCAGAATTTTTTACTTGTTTGTATCAAGAAGTAATGGATTATTCTACGGATTTTAAAATGGATGGAAAAAACGAAGATTTATTTTTCCTTTCTAATGGACATATTTCTCCTGTTTATTATAGTGTTTTGGCTCATAGTGGCTTTTTTCCAGTAGAAGAATTAAGCACGTTTAGATTGATAGATTCTCGTTTACAAGGTCATCCAACAACGCACGAAGGTTTACCAGGAATTAGAATTGCTTCTGGATCTTTAGGGCAAGGAATGTCTGTTGCATTAGGTGTTGCACAAGCAAAAAAGTTAAATGGTGATGATAAAATTGTGTATACTTTACATGGTGATGGAGAATTGCAAGAAGGGCAAAACTGGGAAGCAATTATGTATGCTTCAGGTAAAAAAGTAGATAATTTAATTGCAACTATCGATTTAAATGGAAAGCAAATTGATGGTGCTACAGACGATGTTTTACCAATGGGAAGCATCAAAGCAAAATTTGAAGCTTTTGGTTGGGATGTTTTAGAAGTAAAAGAAGGAAATGATATTGAAGCAATTTTAGCTGGACTAAAAGAAGCAAAATCATTAACAGGAAAAGGAAAACCAGTTTGTATTTTATTATATACAGAAATGGGGAATGGAGTAGATTTTATGATGAATACACACGCTTGGCATGGAAAAGCACCAAATGATGAGCAGTTAGAAAATGCTTTGGCTCAAAACCCTGCAACTTTAGGAGATTATTAAAAAAATATTCGTAAATAAAGAATTGAAATATTTAAAAAGAGTTGTTCATTTAAAATGAATAACTCTTTTTTTATGAATTTATTTGGATGTATACTGTAAGAATCCTTTTATCTTTACAACTAACAAATTTTGTACAATCATTCAGCTTTTGAATTATTGAATTTTTAAACTTTTAATAAAATTATGAAAATAGGAATTGTTTGTTATCCAACTTTTGGAGGAAGTGGAGTAGTAGCAACAGAATTAGGAATGGCTTTGGCAGATAAAGGGCATGAAGTTCATTTTATAACCTACAATCAACCAGTTCGTTTAGATTTTATATCACATAAATTACATTTTCATCAAGTTTTAATAGAAGAATATCCATTATTTCAATATCAACCTTATGAGTTAGCATTGTCTAGTAAAATGGTTGAAGTTGTTCAGAAATATGAATTGGAAGTTTTACATGTTCATTATGCAATTCCACATGCGTATGCTGCTTTTATGGCAAAGCAAATGTTAAGAGAAAAAGGAATTGAAATAAAAGTAGTTACTACTTTGCATGGTACAGATATTACTTTGGTAGGTAGCCACCCAACCTATAAAACAGCAGTAGAATTTAGTATTAATAATTCTGATGTAGTAACAGCAGTTTCAAATAACCTGAAAGAAACCACAAATCAACTTTTTAATATCAAAAAAGATATTAAAGTTATTTATAATTTTATTGATGTAAATAAATATAACAAAGCAGAAAATGAAGAATGTAAAAGAAGTGCTTTGGCAGAACCCAATGAACGTATTCTAACACATATTAGTAATTTTAGACCTGTTAAAAGGGTAGAAGATGTTATTAAAGTTTTCTATGAAGTTCAAAAAGAAATTCCATCAAAATTATTGATGATTGGAGAAGGACCAGACAGAAAAAAAGCAGAACTTTTAACGAAAAAACTAGGCATACATAACAAAGTTTTCTTTTTAGGAAATAGTACAGAAATTGATAAGATTTTATGTTATTCAGATGTTTTTCTACTGCCTTCTAAAACAGAAAGTTTTGGTTTAGCAGCCTTAGAAGCAATGGCTGCAAAAACAGCAATAATTTCTACGAATACAGGAGGTTTGCCAGAAGTAAATATTCATGGAGAAACAGGTTTCTTAAGCAATTTAGGCGATGTTGAGGACATGGCTAAAAATGCAATTTCTATTTTAAAACACGATGATGTTTTAGAACGTTTTAAACTAAATGCACAAGAACATACCAAACATTTTTCGTTAGAAAATATTTTACCTGTATATGAAGAGATTTATAAATCTTGTTACAAAAGTGAAGTGAAGTAACATAAAAAAAGCTCAAACGTTAATCTGTTTGAGCTTTTTTTATCTATTCTAATTTCAATATCTAATTTTCCAACTTCATGCTTCTAACTTCATCTTCCAACTTAAAAATTATTTTCCAAACATACCACCTAGCATTCCTCCAAGTCCACCTCCAGAAGATTTCTTATCGCCTCCTAAAAACATTCCAGCAACATCATCTATAACACTTCCATCACCATCAGCATCTAAAATTTTCTCAAGAAAATTTTGTTCGTTACTAGCAGAACTTCCACCTAATAAACCTCCTAAAAGTCCAGTTAAATCTCCAGAAGAATTTACGTTTTGTTCTTTCTTTTGTTTTCCTAACATTCCCATTACTAAAGGAGCAGCAACTTTTAAAATATTTGCAACAGAACCAGCATCTAAACCAGCTTTTTGTCCAATAACTTGCTCAACACCTTGTTGTTTAGCTCCTAAAATATGGCTTAAAATTCCTGCTCCATCTTGTTTTACACTCTCATCAACTCCACCACCAAACAAACCTCCAAGATTGTCTAAAATACTACCATCATGTTTATTTTCTAAAGCATTTTGTAAACTTTGTGCACCTTCAGGAGTTGCAGCATTTCTTTCCATTGCTTTCATTAAAACTGGTAAAGCCATCGTTAAAACACTACTTGTTTTACTTGAATCTGTACCTGTAGATCCTGCTACACCAGATACTATTTGTTTTCCTAAATCACTATTTAATAAATCTAAAATTCCTGCCATTTTGTATTTTTAATAATTAATATGTTTACTTTATAGTAATATGACACAATATAAGAATAAAGTCACTTATAAGTTTAAATATTTTTCTATCTTTCATTTTTTAAAAAACGTTTATAATATAGTATGAAAAAATTAGAATTACACTGGCAAATTTTAATAGGAATGGTTGTTGGAATCCTTTTTGGATTAGGAATGACAACTGTAGATGGAGGAGCAAAATTTATTTTAAATTGGATAAATCCATTTGGAACTATTTTTGTAAAATTATTAAAATTAATAGCAGTTCCTTTAATTATAGCGTCTTTAGTAAAAGGAATATCAGATTTAAAAGATATTTCAAAATTTAAAAATATTGGTTTAAAAACCATCGCCATTTATATTGGTACCACTGTTATTGCTATTACAATTGGTTTGTTATTGGTAAATGTTGTAAAACCTGGAGAAGGAATCTCTGAAGATACAATCACCAAACTTACAGAAACTTACGCAAATAGTGGAGGTGTACAAGATAAATTATCGGAAGCTTCTAAACAAAGAAATACAGGTCCTTTACAGTTTTTAGAAGACATGGTTCCAGACAATGCTATAAAAGCTTTGGGTGATAACACCTCTATGTTACAAGTAATTTTCTTTACTATTTTTCTTGGTATTTCTATGTTATTAATTGGCGAGAAAAGAGCAAAACCATTAAAAGATTTCTTTGATTCTTTAAATGAAGTAGTTTTAAAAATGGTCGATTTAATTATGCTTTTTGCTCCTTATGCAGTTTTTGCATTGTTGGCAAATGTGGTAGTTTCATCTAATGATCCAGATTTACTAATTGCACTTTTAAAATATGCACTTACTGTGGTTGGTGGTTTATTATTGATGGTGATTTTCTATATGATTTTAATAAGTATTTTCACGAAAAAGAATCCATTTTGGTTTTTGAAGCAATTAAGTCCTGCTCAATTATTAGCATTTTCTACAAGTTCAAGTGCAGCAACTTTACCTGTAACTATGGAACGTGTTGAAGAACATATAGGTGTTGATAAAGAAGTTTCTAGTTTTGTGTTGCCTGTTGGAGCTACCATAAATATGGATGGAACTTCATTATATCAAGCAGTTGCAGCCGTTTTTATTGCGCAAGCTCTTGGGTTCGATTTAACGTTTACAGGTCAATTAACCATTATTTTAACAGCGTTATTAGCTTCAATTGGATCTGCTGCAGTTCCTGGAGCAGGAATGGTAATGTTAGTAATTGTATTAGAATCCGTTAATTTTCCTGCGGATAAACTAGCCATAGGTTTGGCATTAATTTTTGCAGTTGATAGACCTCTTGATATGTGTAGAACTGTAATTAATGTTACTGGAGATGCAACTGTAGCAAGTTTGGTAGCAAAATCTGTTGGTAAATTACACGATAATCCTAAACCTAAAAATTGGGATGATGATTATGATGATGTGAAATAGTTAACAGTTTCCAGTGTCAGTTTACAGTTAATTATAATGTAAATAAAGAGTAATGTTTTTTTATTTTACGCTAGATTTAAGAATTTTAAATGATGTCTTTAAAGATAAACTCACCTTTAGTTTCTGTAGATTGGTTGTTTTCTAATTTAGAAAATGAACATCTAATTATTTTAGATGCCACAATTCCAAAAGTTACATCAAAAGAGGAGGGAATAGGAGAGAAACATCAAATTAAAAACGCTATATTTTTTGATATACAAGCTGTTTTTTCTGATAAAAATGCGCCATTTCCAAACACCATATTATCACCAAAGGAATTTGAAGAAAAGGCGCAAGAATTAGGTATTAACAATAACAGTTGTATTGTTGTGTATGATGATTTAGGAATGTATTCCTCACCAAGAGTTTGGTGGCTTTTTCAATTGATGGGGTTCAAAAATATTGCAGTTTTAAATGACGGTTTTCCTGAATGGAAAAAGAAAGAATACCCAATTGAAAAACCATTTTCTCATCAACCTAAAAGAGGAAATTTTAGGGTTGATTATCAACCACAAAAAGTAAAGTTTACAGAAGATGTTTTAAAAGAAATTGAAAATGATAAATTTTTAATTGCTGATGCTCGTTCAAAAGGACGTTTTTATGCAACTGAACCAGAACCAAGAAAAGGGTTAAAAGGAGGCCATATTCCAAACTCCATTAGTTTTCCAATTACTGAAATTATTGTTGATGGTAAATTAAAATCAGCAAAAGATTTAAAAGAAATATTTAAGGAAAAGAATCCTAAAAACAAAGATTTTATATTTTCTTGTGGATCAGGAATTACTGCAGCTGTGTTGGCTTTAGGAGCAGAAATAGCTGGTTTTAAAAATCATGCTGTGTATGATGGTTCTTGGACAGAATGGGCATCCACAGAAAATTTACCAATAGAAAAATAAAATGGAAAAATTAGATTGGACTCAAAAAGAATTTGAAGCGTATGTGCTTTTATATGCTGCACATTGTAACTTCTTTGAATCAAAAGAAGAAGAAAATTATATTTTATCGAGAGTGAATTCTACAACGTATCATAAAATCCATACAGAAGTAATTGTAGATTCTGATGAAGAAAATCTGAATAAAATTCAGCAATATATTTCAGAAAATAAATTAAATCAAAATGAAAAAGAGGATTTAATCAGAGATATTAAAAACGTATTTTTTGCAGATGGCTCTGTTGATGTTCTTGAGAAAAAAGTATTTACTATTTTAAGAAAAATTATTGATTGATTTTTAAAACATTAGTTCAATAACCTGTTATTACATAAAAAATAAAGAGATATAAAATATTTTTTCATCTATAAAAAGAAATAGAAAAAGCCAAGTAATTTAAATTACTTGGCTTTTTAATATCAATAAAAATAAGAAATTACTTTCCTGTTTCTTCTTTTTTAACTTCAGCTTTATCAGCTACAATTCTAGCTTCTCTGTTGGCAACTTCCCAAGCAGTATGGAAAACCAAACGTGTTCTATTTTCTAACAATTCGTAATTAATTTTGTCAGGAGTATCAGTTGGCTTATGGTAATCTACGTGAGTACCATTAAAGTAAAAAATAATTGGCACATTGTTTTTTGCAAAGTTATAATGATCAGATCTGTAGTAAAAACGATTTGGATCATTCTCATCATTATATTTATAATCTAAATTGATGTTTGTGTATTTTGCGTTTATAGCTTCAGATATATTATGCAACTCAGTACTTAATTTATCAGAACCAATTAAATAAACATAATTTGGATCAGCTTTATGTCTGTCATCAGTTCTACCAATCATGTCAATATTTAAATCACAAACTGTGTTAGCTAAAGGAAAAATTGGATCTTCATCAGCATAATATTTAGAACCTAATAAACCTTTTTCTTCACCAGTTACATGTAAAAATAAGATAGATCTTTTTGGACCTTTTCCAGCCTTTACAGCCATTTGAAATGCTTCTGCAATTTCTAGCATAGCAACAGTTCCAGAACCATCATCATCTGCACCATTGTAAATTTCTTCACCTTTAATACCTTCATGATCTAAATGTGCTGAAATAACAATAATTTCATCTGGCTTTTCAGAACCTTTAATAAATGCAACTACATTTTCTGAATCGTTATATTTTCCTCTACGTGTATTTTTATTAATCCATTCTGCAGGTACTTCTTGAAAATAATCATCTCCTCCTAAAGGCGATACGATTTCGTTACTTACATAAAAGTTTTTTAAATATTCAACGGCTTTTTTCTGTCCAGGTTCACCAGTTTCTCTTCCTTCAAACTCATCTGAAGCATATGTAAATAAGTGAGCACCTAAATCTTTAGCTGTAATTGTTGCTGCATATTTTGCAGCTTGATCTACATTAGCATCATCATCATTAGACGCATTTTTACTAGAACTGCAAGCCATAAAAGCGACTGCACTAGCCATATAAAGTATTTTTCTCATCGATTAAAAATTATTTATTTAATTTATTAGTATCCAAATGTAACAAAAAGTTACAGCTTCTTCAAAATTACTTTTTGTTTATTATAAATTGTTGCAAATTTCTGTTAAAAATTACAATTTCTTTAGAGAATAAATTATCAAACGCATTTTTTGATATCAATTCAGTTGGAGTTCCTGTAAAAATTTTATCATCTGTAAATAAAACAATTTCATTCGCAAACTGAATCGCTAAATTTACTTCGTGAGTAGATAGCATAATGGTTTTAGAAGTTTCAGAAACCAATTTCTTTAATAAAGAAAATATTTTTATAGTGTGATGCAAATCTAAATGAGCAGTAGGTTCATCTAAAATAATAATGTCTGTATCTTGTGCCAAAGCTCTTGCAATTAAAACACGTTGTAGTTGTCCATCACTCAACTCATAAAAGAATTTATCTTTTAAATGATTGATTTCAGTTTGTTCAATTGCCCAATTTATTTTTTCTAAATCAGTTTCAGAAAGTGAATCTATCCAATTTGTGTAAGGTTGTCTGCCCAAAGCAACCAATTCAAAAACGGTCATTTGGCTTTCTGGTAAACGTTCAGTTAATACCAAACTCAAAACAGTAGAAAGGTCTTTATTTGAATATTTTTCTATGTTTTTTTGGTTGATAAAAATATCACCATGTAAAGGGTTTTGCACTTTAGCAATGGTTCTTAATAAGGTAGATTTTCCGATTCCGTTTTTACCTAAAACCGCTACTAATTTGCCTTTTTCAATAGCAATATCAATCTTTGAAGCAACAATATTTTGCGCTTTTTTAGATTGATAACCAATGCTTAGGTTTTCAGTTTTTAGGACTATATTTTCTTTTTGTTGTTTAATTGTGTAATTGTTTTAATGTTGAATCTTACCTTCGATATATTGAATATTATTTACTGAAATTGGAAATAGGATTAGATTATTTTCCAAAAATTCCTACTTCCTACTTCAAACTTTCATCTTTTTTAAATATAAATCTTCTTTTTCCTAACTAATAACCAAATGACAACAGGCGCACCAAATAACGATGTTATTGCATTAATTGGCAGTGTATATTCGCTTGTTGGTAACTGTGCAATACCATCACAAATTAATAAAATAATTCCGCCTAAAATAGCTACAGCAGGAATTAGTATTTTATGATTTGAGGTTGTAAAAAATAATCGAGCAATATGAGGCACAGCCAAACCTACAAATGCAATTGGACCAGAAAAAGCGGTAATTACACCTGTTAATAAACTTGTAATTAATAAAATAATATTTCTATTTTTTTTAATGTTGATGCCCAAGCTTTTTGCATAATTTTCGCCTAATAAAAAACTATTTAAAGGCTTTATAACTGATAAAGTTCCTAAAATTCCAATACTATAAATAAGGATAAAAACTATAATTTCATTCCAAGATAAATTACCTAAACTTCCAAAACTCCAAAATAAATATTGCTGAATTTGTTCAGCTTCAGAAAAGTAAGCTAAAACACTAATTACTGCCGATGTTAAACTCCCAAACATCAACCCAATAATTAAAATTGACATGGTATTTCGAACTTTATTTGCAGCAATAATAACAGCCGATAAAACTAAAAAAGCACCTAAACTTGCTGCAATTGGCAAAGAAATATTAGAAATTGATGCCGATAACAAAAATCCGCCAAAAACCGAACTTCCTAAAATTAAGATAGCAACTCCTAAACTTGCACCCGAAGAAATCCCTAAAACAAAAGGGCCAGCTAACGGATTTCGAAATAATGTTTGCATTAACAAACCACAGATAGACAAACCTGAACCTACTAAAATTGCTGTAATTGCTTTGGGTAATCTAAAATTTAAAATAATAATTTCCCAACTTGCTTTGGTAGATTTTCCACCAATTAAAGTGGTAAAAATTTCATCAAAAGGAATAGAAACAGAACCTAGACTAATATTTACAAAAAATAAAACGACTAGTAAAACTGATAAAATTATAAAATGTTTTGTGTAGTTTTTTTGTTTCATTGTTTTGATGTCAGGTTGGGAGCAGTCGAAAGCTAAAATAATCTTTCAAGTGCGCTCAAGGAGACAGCTTTAAATTAATAACTTTTTAAAAAATCAACCAATTTTTGAATTGCAATTCCTCTATGAGAAATTTTATTTTTTTCTTCTGGTGTCATTTCAGCAAACGATATATTATATCCTTCAGGTTTAAAAATAGGATCGTACCCAAAACCTTTTTCACCTTGTTTTTCTTGTAAGATTTCACCTTTGCAAATTCCTTCAAAAATATATTGTTTGTCATCAATATTTAAACAAACAGCGGTTCTAAATTGTGCTTTTCTGTTTTCTTTATCTTTTAATTCCGATAATAATTTTTGCATATTATTTTCAGCATTTGTAGGTTCACCAGCAAAACGTGCAGAATACACTCCTGGCTTTCCATCTAAACTTTCTACTTCTAAACCAGAATCATCTGCAAAGCAATTATAACCAAATTTTTTAGTGATATGGTTTGCTTTTAACTTCGAATTTCCTTCTAAAGTAGTTTCAGTTTCATCAACATCATCAAAACAATTAATGTCTTTTAAACTCAATATTTCTATTGAATTAGATAACATTTCTTGCACTTCTTTAAGCTTGTTAAAATTATTGGTAGCAAAGACTAATTTCATGGAGCGAAAATAATCAATTTAAATTCGTAAAAGAAAAATACTTAAACTAGTTATGTGATAACTGAAATTATGTAAGATTTTTTAGAAAAAAAAAAGGAAAAATGTAGTGTAATTTATCACAATAAATAAGTGATTTTTTTTTATGAAGAAATTTATTTTTTAATAAACCTGCCAGTATTGTTTAATTTAGGTTTTTGAGTTTGTTTTTTAAAATCCCCCAATTATAAATAACTACTCTTACTTCCCTTTTTCATAAACAATTTTATACTGACAGGTATATTTAATGTTTTTAAGAATGTATAATCTTATCTACCAAACATAAAACAAAAAATTAGATTTTACTTAACTATATATAATAGAATATTGCTGTTTTGGGGAAATCAGTAAGAATTTTAAAGAATCAGTAAGATATATTCAAAAAAAAGAATCAGATTTATTACATTTGGCATTCAAACTCCCCATATATTTTGATAGAATTATTTTTATTTTTATTTACTGGGATTATTGGATTTGTAACCTTAGTCTTAATGTTAAGGTTTTATAAATCAAATCCATTCTGTAACTTCTTTTTAATACTTGTTATAAGTATCGTTTCTATTCGATTTTTTATTCATGGTAGTTACAATTTAGGTTTACAAACAATCTTAAAACCAGATAGAGGTTTGTATTCAATTCTGTTTTTAATTGTTGTTCCTAGTTCTTATTTATATTATAAAAATTTAATTTTTCAAATAAATACAATTAACTATAAAGATTTAAAACATTTAATTTTTATTGTTTTCTTATTTCTAATCAATTCAATAGATGGTTTAAGAAATAGTTTTATCTTTTATTTTGGTTCTTTTACAAACTTCTTTTTAATCTTAATGTTTTTAGTTTTCTATTTAACGTTGATTTTTAAAGTATTAAGTAAAAATATTTGGTTTCAAAAAACAATCCTCCTAAATAAGAATCATTTTAAGTTAATTAAAAATTGGACCATCTATTTTTTTACAATCCATGTACTTTCTAGCTTTGCTGTGCTAGCCTCTTTATATATAGAAATAAAGAGTGGACATATTCTTTCAGGAAAATCAATGGCAATTTTCTTATTGTTTTTTTGGTTGTTTTTATTTTTTAAAATTTTAATTTCTCCAGAAATTTTATATGGACTTCCAATTCTTAATAAAACTTTATTAAGATTTAATGATTCTTTGTTAGAAAAAAATGAAATTTTAAAACCGATACCTAATAATTGGATCTTAGAAGCAAATGGAAAAAAAATTGATCAAGACCAAAAATTAAAAGAAAAGATAACCAAAAATATTACTAGTTATATTCAACAAGTTGATAAATTAAGTTTGGAAGAACATATTTTTAGGAATCAAAAAACATCTCAAAATAATATTGCAGAAAAATTAGGGGTGCCAACAAGTCATATTGTATATTTATTTAAATATCATTCTAAAATTTCTTTTTCAGAATACAGAATGCAAAGTAGAATTCAAGATGCTATAGAACTTATAAATGATGGCTTTTTAAATAATGAAACTTTTGAGTCTTTAGCTTTTACAACAGGCTTTTCATCATACAATCCGTTTTTTATAGCTTTTAAAAAAATCACTAGTTTTTCACCTCAAGACTATCTTAAAGTAAACAAGATTTAATTTTTTTTACTCATGATGATAAGGCTCGTTCTTTAAAATTGTAAAGCCTCTATACAATTGCTCCACAATAAATAAACGAATCATTTGATGCGAAAACGTCATTTTAGAAAGTGAAATTTTTCCTGTTGATTTTTGATAAACTGCATCAGAAAAACCATAAGGTCCACCTATTACCAAAACCAATTGTTTTAAACCAGCATTCATTTTCTTCTGTAAATAATTAGAAAATTCAATCGAAGTAAAATGTTTTCCTTTATCATCTAACAAAACCAATTGATCTGTGTTTTGCAATTTCGATAAAATTAATTCACCTTCTTTTTCTTTTTGCTGAATCTCACTTAAATTTTTTACATTTTTTATATCAGGAATAATTTCCAACTCAAACTTTATATAATGTTTTAATCGATTTTGATATTCATCAATTAATTTGATTAAGTTTTTATTGTCTGTTTTTCCGATTGCTAAAAGTTTAATTTTCATATCTGTGTCTGTTCGAGCGCAGTCGAGAACTATTTAAATTTATTTCCTAAAAATTAACCTCTCGACTGCGCTCGAGGGGACAAACTTCCAAAAATAATCATACAAATTTATTAGTTTTAAAACATTAAACCATCAGAAGTAAGATAAAAATGAAAATCATTGTTATTTTTACAGC
It includes:
- a CDS encoding helix-turn-helix domain-containing protein, with protein sequence MIELFLFLFTGIIGFVTLVLMLRFYKSNPFCNFFLILVISIVSIRFFIHGSYNLGLQTILKPDRGLYSILFLIVVPSSYLYYKNLIFQINTINYKDLKHLIFIVFLFLINSIDGLRNSFIFYFGSFTNFFLILMFLVFYLTLIFKVLSKNIWFQKTILLNKNHFKLIKNWTIYFFTIHVLSSFAVLASLYIEIKSGHILSGKSMAIFLLFFWLFLFFKILISPEILYGLPILNKTLLRFNDSLLEKNEILKPIPNNWILEANGKKIDQDQKLKEKITKNITSYIQQVDKLSLEEHIFRNQKTSQNNIAEKLGVPTSHIVYLFKYHSKISFSEYRMQSRIQDAIELINDGFLNNETFESLAFTTGFSSYNPFFIAFKKITSFSPQDYLKVNKI
- the rlmH gene encoding 23S rRNA (pseudouridine(1915)-N(3))-methyltransferase RlmH, translated to MKIKLLAIGKTDNKNLIKLIDEYQNRLKHYIKFELEIIPDIKNVKNLSEIQQKEKEGELILSKLQNTDQLVLLDDKGKHFTSIEFSNYLQKKMNAGLKQLVLVIGGPYGFSDAVYQKSTGKISLSKMTFSHQMIRLFIVEQLYRGFTILKNEPYHHE